The Chanos chanos chromosome 16, fChaCha1.1, whole genome shotgun sequence genome has a window encoding:
- the gpr119 gene encoding glucose-dependent insulinotropic receptor, producing MSWGNKSTAVTPAGAPVHSTTDQVAQKVVGVDWILSTGSAMIIFTNLLVATALVLLLRRKGGQSWCLVLNLAVADVLVGVAITGVATDVVQGTTASTQKSKCLLRMSFIIAPTASSILTMFLISLDRYVAIKCPLRYARLVGRRAIAGALVTLWLLSVAVGFLPCVIEQMQRGEYRRHCTFFTVIEPKSIIVLFAAFFFPLLCVFIFFYLDILKIACQHQRQIRRTQLTDVCHPVSTRYWHHVKALRTVALLVGCFTLSWCPFFVVCIVQVFCPTCQLYLLLENHLWFLGLSNSLINPLVYAFWQKEVRQQIRALFTCKIWLRRPGDGYETRDGHITRNVPAQAENSPPQKTIPPKESVTLPLVALTP from the coding sequence atgtcCTGGGGCAACAAATCCACGGCAGTGACCCCAGCCGGTGCACCTGTCCATTCGACCACAGACCAGGTGGCTCAGAAGGTAGTGGGCGTGGACTGGATCCTGAGCACAGGCTCCGCCATGATCATCTTCACTAACCTGTTGGTGGCCACCGCTTTGGTCCTGCTCCTCCGCCGCAAGGGCGGGCAAAGCTGGTGCCTGGTGCTGAACCTGGCGGTGGCGGACGTTCTGGTGGGAGTGGCCATCACGGGCGTCGCCACAGACGTGGTGCAAGGGACGACGGCGTCCACGCAGAAGAGCAAGTGCCTCTTGCGGATGTCCTTCATCATAGCGCCCACGGCTTCCTCCATCCTCACCATGTTCCTCATTTCCCTCGACCGCTACGTGGCCATCAAGTGTCCGCTGCGCTACGCTCGGCTGGTGGGGCGGAGAGCCATAGCCGGAGCCCTCGTGACCCTCTGGCTGCTGTCCGTTGCCGTGGGTTTCCTGCCGTGCGTGATCGAGCAGATGCAGCGAGGCGAGTACCGCAGGCACTGCACCTTTTTCACCGTCATCGAGCCCAAGAGCATCATCGTGCTCTTTGCCGCTTTTTTCTTCCCGCTCCTGTGCGTTTTTATCTTCTTCTACCTGGATATCCTGAAGATCGCCTGCCAGCACCAGCGACAGATCCGAAGGACCCAGCTGACGGACGTGTGCCACCCGGTCTCTACCCGATATTGGCACCACGTCAAGGCCCTCCGTACCGTGGCGCTATTGGTGGGCTGCTTCACGCTCTCCTGGTGCCCCTTTTTCGTGGTCTGCATTGTGCAGGTGTTTTGTCCAACCTGCCAGCTCTACCTGCTTCTGGAGAACCACTTATGGTTTCTGGGCCTGTCCAACTCTTTAATAAACCCTCTAGTGTACGCCTTTTGGCAGAAGGAAGTTCGGCAGCAAATCAGGGCCCTGTTCACCTGCAAGATCTGGCTACGTCGCCCGGGCGACGGGTATGAGACGAGAGACGGCCACATAACCCGGAACGTTCCCGCGCAGGCCGAAAACTCTCCTCCTCAAAAAACGATCCCTCCCAAAGAATCTGTCACTTTACCTTTGGTCGCCCTAACACCTTGA
- the rbmx2 gene encoding RNA-binding motif protein, X-linked 2, translating into MNPLTKVKLINELNEREADLGVKETVSWHSAYKDSAWIFVGGFPYELTEGDIICVFSQYGEIVNINLVRDKKTGKSKGFCFICYEDQRSTILAVDNFNGIKIKGRTIRVDHVSNYRPPKDSEDIDDVTKQLREKGCAPKLPSPSSSSAESEEEYAIPVKKQKKDKKEKKKKKKEKKEKKKASKERRDGGAGSSPSPPIRVKKEKEDSGYEKYSLQGAQEDRRPRGERSGQEVRNAKDRAEEGANRERHGDERIREREKNREDEKRRERMTDAKRPTNHDAWQRENRDRDREKERERDREKEREREVDRERERDRDRDRERNRNSEL; encoded by the exons ATGAA CCCTCTTACTAAAGTGAAACTGATCAATGAACTGAACGAGAGGGAAGCAGACCTCGGAGTGAAGGAGACAGTATCTTGGCATTCGGCTTATAAAGACAGCGCCTGGATTTTCGTTG GCGGTTTTCCCTATGAgctgacagagggagacatcatctgtgttttctccCA gtatGGCGAGATTGTCAACATTAACCTGGTGAGGGACAAAAAGACGGGCAAATCAAAAGGTTTCTGCTTCATTTGCTACGAGGATCAAAGAAGCACCATCCTCGCTGTGGACAACTTCAACGGgatcaag ATTAAAGGAAGGACCATACGCGTGGACCACGTGTCAAATTATCGTCCGCCCAAAGATTCAGAGGACATTGACGATGTCACCAAGCAGCTTCGCGAGAAAGGTTGCGCTCCCAAACTTCCgtcaccctcctcctcctccgcagAGTCTGAGGAAGAGTACGCGATTCCAGTAAAGAAGCAGAAAAAGG acaaaaaagaaaagaagaaaaagaagaaagagaaaaaagagaagaagaaggccTCGAAGGAGAGACGGGACGGAGGGGCGGGTTCTTCCCCGTCCCCACCAATCAGggtgaagaaggagaaagaggactCTGGGTATGAAAAGTACTCCCTGCAGGGCGCACAGGAGGACAGACGGCCCAGGGGTGAAAGGTCGGGGCAGGAGGTCCGGAACGCCAAGGACAGAGCCGAGGAAGGGGCGAACAGGGAACGCCACGGAGACGAacgaatcagagagagagagaagaacagagaggacGAGAAAAGGCGGGAGAGAATGACGGACGCTAAGAGGCCGACCAATCACGACGCGTGGCAGCGAGAAAACAGGGAccgagatagagagaaagaacgggaaagagacagagagaaagaacgagagagagaagtagacagagaaagagagagagacagagatagagacagagagagaaacagaaacagcgaactg